From the Plutella xylostella chromosome 5, ilPluXylo3.1, whole genome shotgun sequence genome, the window AACTTCAGTTGCATAATAGAGTAAATGCCCAGCCAGTTTAAGAATTGCCATTGACATTGGGATTTGACTTAGATTCATGAGCAAGTATCTAAATAAATtcgaaattattttttattttattttgctcgtgctgaaacttttttttcagatGAATGACTTTTATATTTGGcaactttataattataatcaaatgGTAATGTTGGGTATCGGTATGCACATCCAATCCTGTTCCAAGTAAATAATGAATGTGCTGTCGTAGGTAATAAAGCAAGTGATTACGATaacgtttgtttatttatgttaataaattttatgttaggaatattagtacttaagtattgaAGATAACTCTAGGTTCTCTATTAAGTAttcaggtaggtatattgtatcatctctttttaaacaaaatattctaTGCTACTGGGCAAGGTcagatattttcaaaattaatattCAGCCAAGGATATCCCTAGATCTTATCTTACGattaactaattataaattcgataagtaagtagtaatcCTTACCTTAGAACGTAAATAAcgaaataaaatgtaagtattgCTTTCCTATCTTTTTGGATCATCATTCATTCACTGCGAAAAACGTCCACTGATTGTCCATGGTTCGCACACCACTCTAAAATGGCGCTTCTTCATCCAGCCACTTCCTTACTTACTGTCTAAGTCACCGGGCTGATCACTGATCAACTCGTAGGGCTTCCATGCTATGTCGGACGCTCGCGCTCGCTACTTGCAATATAGTGTTTACAAAGCATATAGGAAATTTTATCATTGAAATTCCCGTTAACAGACCAACAACGTAcccgaataaaaatattctcaTAATCAAAGTTGCTTCGTTTGTCATGTATTTTGAACGGGAAACGGGAGCATCATTGATAAAATTCCTCCCtctatatataggtacctaagtacctacgtctTACCTacgttatgtaggtatatcccGTATCGAGATAAATCTCAATTTATTAACACTAACTAAAGTACCCTcttaattgattttattgacCGCTCACTCACGTGCCAAATCGACGCGACAATCAAGTCGCAATCGTTCCGGCACATCTCCTCACGTGTCGGAGAACATTCTGGAGCATCAGCTGGGCGTGTTGACATCCACATGATCCACATCCATCAACTACACTGTTTACAGTCTCACGGACGTCCTTGGACTGACCCAATTTAGAGATAATCGACCTTGCGTAGGTATAGATTGTGCGGTTGCATCGAATCCGTACCGCGAAATGCAGAGTAGGGTCGTAAACTCATAATCGGTTATCGGTACGTTAAGTGCAACGAGATACAGTGGTAGTTAGCACAGCAATGCTATGAATCTCCGTTTTCAGTTTCAGCTAGACTGCACTCCTTGTTCGAAACAAAATTCAGAAGTAGGGTTCATATGGCAAATGTTACCGACCTAACTACTAGTAcacaatatgtataataatattataactaactacttacctacccaTAGCcaacagaaaaagaaaattttcttaatttttcACTCAAAAAAACACAGATTTTTGTAAACTCACAGATTTTCTTAATCTGTTCATCCAGGCCATGAATCGGCTGTTGCCCTTGGTGTTAGTGCGATGGACTGTATAAATACACGCCCGactgttgtttttatttcaacatgACGCTCACACACCAATAATCGTAATTTTCACATTAGATATACTCAGACACTCCTGTGTTTTATTCAGAATTTTAATTTTCCTATCAGTTTTACAGCTAAGAACGTCCAGACATGGGAATGAAACGCAGCGCTGAAAATTCGTTGAGCATCTAAGTTCTACCTATTAACTTTATGTAGATTTACTCTAGTGAGAAAATTATGCATGCTTTTAAGTCAACTTGTGGTAGGTAGGGACCTAATCCCTGTACTTAAGTTACTACTTACTAATAGGTAGCTAAGCCTAAGTACAAGGGGTATGTAGTTATTACAGTAGCTAAAACAGCTGGAACATTTAAATTCAGTGACACAAATCGTTCAGTTGTTCAGTTCGTTCGCTCTTTGCATAACAATAAGCAGTTTTCCGGGAGCACCCACACCGgtattacctattataatatCATATAAGTAGAGTGACTTTATTCCAGGTCGACCAAAATTATATGGTGAGGTGGAGTGGACATTGACATGTCGGCGGCGCTGTAGTTTTGTTAcaactacctacttaagttttatttaaatcgcgaattcatatattttttggaccAGGAACCTGCAGCTTACCCACGTTGTAGTCTGTCGTCCTATTGTTGTTATCATTATTGGTTTAGGACAATTTCATCCAGTTTGTTCGACGCGCAGGTTTTTTAAACTCGAATCATGGATTTCgttcataattaatataaaaaagaaatagttaagtaccttATTCCTTAAACATGATTTATAAATTTGAATTATTCAGACAGCCTGTACCTATAGATCACCGGAATCGCCAAGTGATCAGCATCAGCTAGTAAAGGAATCACAAGTTTAGAAGGTGATCGTCCTCCCACGACCCTCCTTAAAACTATGTTAATTAGATTCACATGAGTCACCCGATTCGCACTAAGCAGCTCTGGGTAACTAAGAAGGTactttatacttatattatttgaaCCTTAAGCATAATAGAAAAGAAAGTGAATTGTTGtgattcataaaataatcGAATTCTCAGTAACTTCTATTAGGGTTAGGTTCTTGGAAAAGCTACGTCGTAAAGTCTTGGTTCTTAGAGCTTCAAGCTAGAGAAATTTTCTCGCTATTGCTTGACTATGAGTACAGAGATAATATTCTACATTCTACATGGACCCTCAGGCGTCAGggtttaagtataataatattaactaaCTATGTCTTCTTGTGTTTAACTATACATAAGGTAGGTGCGTTTACAGGTCTACAGAAAAGACATCTGTCTTGTATCTACACATTCATCGTGCCGGCCGGTGCCAAGTTGGTTTGTGGCATTAAACGAAATCTCGTACTTGAGACAAGTTAGTAGTACCTAGATCTAATTTTATTGTGGGATGAATACATCTAGATATCTTggtagtcatcatcatcatcattatcagcccgtatctgcccactgctgggtataagcctcttccctatcacgccatctcttccggtcctgtgcgaATCTAGTCCAGTGTCTTCCGGCCACCTTAACAATGTCATCAGACCATCGGGCCGGCGGTCTGCCTATTCCTCGTTTGCCAGTTCTTGGCCACCACTCTGTGACTGCCCCAGCCCACCTGCCGTCATCCCTCCTAACCAAGTGTCCTGCCCATCTCCACTTTAATTTTGTGATTCGGCTACCCAAGTCATCCACACGAGTTTTACGTCGAATTTCGACATTGGGCACACGATCCACAAGAGAAATGCCGAGCATGGCGTGCTCCATAGCCCTTTGTGCGACTTTTATTTTGTGCATGTTGGCTTTAGTGAGCGTCCATGTTTCGGCTCCGTAAGTGAGGATAGGCAGAACACACTGATTGAACACCTTAATCTTCAGGCATTGAGGGATTTGGTAGTTAcgaaatattatatacttaatggTAGGAAGGAAGGCAGGTAGCTAGGTAGgcatacttaataaataaaaaactaggAGAAAACTTAaatctttttatatttaaaatatttattacattatctTACATAATCTGTAACTGTTATACAAACACAAAAACATCTACAAATAAGACTTAATTGgcaaacacacacttattaaCAATAAGcattaaagtaggtaggttaggtattaataaattcgtcgattattttataagtaggtcAGAGTTTTCATCATGTTAAGTCGGTACCTAGGCTCTTAAGTGACTTAAGTATTACTTGGATATACCTAGGTAGTGAGAGATAACAACTTAACTATCATTCATCAGTtcttaaacatttatttgtactGTGGGCTAATCCAATAAGTTAACATAGAACCAGTGTCTttcagataaaaaaaataggacGACACAAAAGTTCAGGAGGAACCAACAGCACCACGATGTTTTCTGAGAAATTTAGTATGGGGAGGTTAGAGAAATAAGATCTTATCAATTTGGTCACACCTAAGTAAATACAATATCTCTTGTGTAGATTTTTCAAACACGTCTACCTATGGATACAGGGTTGAGTCGAAGATAGATCGCTACAGTAATGCCAATTGAAGAACCACAATACAAGAACTCAACAACAAATTCAAATTGGAAACATTCGTAACGTATCCTTCACTACCATCTACTTAGAGTGAAACTCTTCCCTGTACCCATCAACCTCCTTTCCCCAAGCTTCTCCATCACCAACGGCCGCTACACATCTCATTATCGACATCGATAAACACACATTAACGCGCGTTCTACCAATCACAGCATCGTATACATGGCGAACCGCGATACCGTGACATTTATccacgtcgataacgaacctgCGCAACGGCAGCAGCTTCCATCACTACCATCAGTTCTTCCCCTTCTTCCCCTTACTCCCTGCCGCAGCAGGGTTTTTCTCCTTCTTGGCCTTGGTCCCGgtcccggcggcggcggggtcCCTCCAGGGCGCCAGGTCGGGCTGCAGTAGCTCCATGCAATCTACCAGTGGGTTGGTGGGTGACAGCACCTCCATGACCCGGGGTTGGGCCTGGTCGAGGAGGTCTTCGTTGGCGCAGATCACCCCGGCTAGGGTTGTCTTGCGCAGCTCGGTTAGTTGTTCTGGTGGAGAGGCGCGGGTGTTAGGATTGGGAGGTGTATGGCTGATAATTAGGAAATGTGATTTTAtactttacatacttatagTTACTAGGATTAACGGATGGACTAAATTCAATCATATTATTGACGAGGAATTGCCCCAGTAACATCTAGTAGATTCGGTTTTCTCCTCGAGCGGTCACCTCTCTTGCGCTTATTCGATCACACGCGACAGTTAAATCAATCtaaatagttttatcactatTTTTATAGGATTAGATACTTTATCTAGCCTGCTGATTGACCATGGAGTGTATCCTGGGTCGTCTTGTCATTTGGGTAAGCTCATTTCATTTAGTACACCACAATCACACTCACTCTAAAGTTACCAAAAACATACCTATCGTAAACCCAGCCTCCTCATCAGCCGTCTCGTACCAGTACCGGTCTCCTCTCTTCAGCCTCAGGAACTGGTCGGCCACGAGGCAGGTGAAGGTGGGCCCGAGCAGCCGCCCGCGCGGGTCTTCGCCCAGGGCTCCTGTGTACAGGTCTATGTCATCTACTGACCTGGAAGGGGGGGTGAGGTTAGTGGAGTTGTGGAGAGTGGTGTAGGAGATGGTGCATGGTTTTGGAAATTTCGCTGCCTATCTGTCTAACTTCTATTGACATAAAGTAATGCTTCAAGATAAGTAGTGGTAAGATACAGCAGCTGGATTGGCTTGATTGGCTTCTCAATAAAACTATCATGTGGGTACGGAAAGGGATCGGTGCCGGTTGCGTAAACCATAGCAAACCTAATTATTGCAGACGCTCGCTGGTAAGTTCCTGACATTGTTGTTATAGCAATGCTTAGGATAGTCAACGTAGTCATTCTATTCAAATCCAATGCTGGAAACATGACGGTATTACAGTAGCATAGCTACATCACCATAGGTCCATAGATAGCAATCAACTCACTTATAAATAGTAGTAATCCGGCTCAAGGACTCATCATCCATCACCCCACTCAGATCATCCATGGTCTTCGGCCTCTCGAACCCGCAGTGCTCGCGCCAGGCGGGGTAGGACGGCAGGCCGTGGTCTCTGCCTCGCTGGATGTTCAGAGACACGAGGTCCAGGCCACAGGGTCCCGGCTTGGTGGCCGTGGTGTTGGTGGCCGCGTCGATTGACGCGTTGGCGGGGATTGGACGCTCGAATAGGTGGTTGCTGAGCTGTGGGGTTGGAATAGTTTGTTGTTTCAAGGAAATCGGTATTGCGTTTCTAAAAATACGCAATTTTATCTAAAACTCCGCTCCTGCTACCTGAGTTGCAATTAGGTACAATATGGTAACTGTTACGTTACGTATAACGTGCGTATAACTTAGATAGAAAGAGCTCGGTGTTTCTCAAAAGGATCGCATCAGAAATGAAACTGTTTGAAGGTAGGTACACACATGATCGGAATCACGAACAGACAAACTTATTCAACGACTAACTACTAGTCCGATGGCTCCAAAACCTTAGAAATAGACAGTACCTAATGGTTGATgagtattgtaatattttaatggTTCATAGTAGACACCTATGTCCATCTTCTACATGGCTGTTGATGATCATACCTCAGTAGTGACATGGCCGCCGCCGGCGTGCACCCGCGTGCTCATGGCGGACTGCATGGACTCCTGCCCGCCGCGCGTCGTGTACAGCATGTACGGGTTGAAGAGAAGCTGGTGAAGTTGCGTGTAGCTGACGGACCCGGTGGACAGGTCCACGTGGTGGATGAGGCCCTGGGGAGAGAGGGAGTTATAGTAGGAGTCGTTGATTGTTGCAGGAATGACGTCGAAGACGTGGCTCAAGATCGTACGGGATGGAGATTCTTATATCAAAACCACCAAAAAAACATGGGTCAACCCCAAGTTTagagtaagtacataagtatttcTTATTTGTATGTGCTTCAGGTGTATGAGTTATGaactaggtaagtaactatagTAACTACTAATGTGGTACACGAAAGCTTGTGAACAACAAATGTTACATTCGgtgcaccctgggcagtcaccATGCATGACTGACTgactaactaatcctaatacCCCAGTTACCAACCCTAGATCAAGTATTCCTATATAACTTCGCCTTAAATATAACTACGGCTGGCTCGTAGGTACACTTATTATCCTatattttgtgcaataaagattttaaaaaaagtctGCGTCTCACCGGCAGCAGCGTGTGTGCGAAGCGGAAGGCGGCGGCGGAGAAGTGGTTGGCGATGGAGGGGTCCACGGCGGGGTCATAGAGGTCACTGTGGTTAGAGTCCTGCAGGGTCAGGTTCAGGGACCACATCACGTCGTTACCTGAATGGGAGAGGAGTGAAGGGTTAGTAGATCCTTAGGCATGGTCCAAAACCAGACGCCTGACgaatattttatacttgtCTCGGAAAAGATGTCGAAAATATTCAGAGGGTCATGTGGTAATGTTTAAGTGCTTACCACATGATCGAGTACGTTACATTTCAGTAGGAAATTTTCACTCTAGAATTTTGTCTATCTTTACCAGTGGGTATAattttttcgttaaaatatCACCATTGTCCCTAACTACTTGCAGATTTTTTAAGCAATATCTGAAAGGTCTCCTTACCAAGAATAATAGGCAGGAACTCCGAGTACGTGATATGCTGCATCTGCGCGCCCACAATCTTCCGGGCCTCCTGGAACAGCGTGGCGTCGTCCCACGCCGGGTTCAGCCGCTGCAGGGCGCCCGCCAGGCGGTTGTGTTGGCGCGCCCAGATCAGGTGCATGGTTGTTAGGTGGAGGTTCTCGTTGGCTCTGTCGTCTCCTGGGAATAGATACGAGggtatataagtaagtaaaaaatatgttatcgTACGCTattgtaaatacctacctaaacgTTATAGTTTAAAAGCCACATACTCTCCTATAAGACAGAGCGTTACTTCCTTCTTACAAGAGCTACCACTGCCACTTATTTCTCTATCTGACCTAACCAAGTCTAACAgaataatacataaaatcCTCACCCGACTCAAAGCAGTACCGTCCCTTAGCGTTCATCTCGACCGTGTTACACCCGTCATTGGGATCAGTAGATGGGGGCAGCAGCTCGCGGCTCCCCACGGCCAGCATCTTCAAGCGTCCTCCCACGAACGTGCGCAGTCTGTTGGCGCGGGACGCCGTGTAGCCGTACACCGTGGACCCGTCCAGGAACGCGGTGGCCTGGTTCATCTGGTTGCGTGGGCCTGGGGATGTAGAATAGttagtaatatattattatggcaGTTCTATGTAGTTGTAGATGAGGTATTTCGATTCTGTGTCCTAACGCCTTACAGTGAACCTAGGACCGGAATCAGGCTAATGATGATTGACTATGGAAAGTTATATAGCTACGTTCATTAAATGTTTCTGACCAATCACGACATAAAGAAGGTTTCTTGCACTCTTATGACATTATAGTTGCAGAGGTCCATAATGCTATGCATATAAGAATGAGAGATGGGAGGTGACCCACGCGTGTGGCCCGCACATACCAGATGCCACACAAATGTACACTCGGGGTGTTCCACAATCCACACTACAAAAAACCCCGCAAACCCTTTAAGGGCATGCAGGCCAAAGCCTCGACGTCTTAAGTTTATCTGCAAATCTCACCATAATGGCACGTATACGCCGGCGCGGATCGCACGAACTCCAT encodes:
- the LOC105395040 gene encoding peroxidase, with the protein product MERASTSSERSPLVPPTYVFESSVTRRYQKRLRAFQCAICVSLVAFLGVALLITASYSLSDEFDADAENATEAPAPAPAPPAPPQPLNLSAVPPDMAPLLQLSWPLKGKDPSPWVGDPPSPAAITSAVSHGKAALHNRTVLESLRTPLQVDSPAGRAQRAAATAREVKPMADAAYAVEQATRALANGTDPSNREGGVGVGPAVNGSFPFPEPPYCGQASPPCPPSKYRTLNGTCNNPNYPLRWGVSNTPFRRVLPAVYADGISAPRTGADGSPLPSARDVSVTVHRPSYAHDVSFTVMLAVWGQFIDHDITATALNKGTNSTPLSCCGSNLPPHPECFPVPLDVEDPFYQQYNLTCMEFVRSAPAYTCHYGPRNQMNQATAFLDGSTVYGYTASRANRLRTFVGGRLKMLAVGSRELLPPSTDPNDGCNTVEMNAKGRYCFESGDDRANENLHLTTMHLIWARQHNRLAGALQRLNPAWDDATLFQEARKIVGAQMQHITYSEFLPIILGNDVMWSLNLTLQDSNHSDLYDPAVDPSIANHFSAAAFRFAHTLLPGLIHHVDLSTGSVSYTQLHQLLFNPYMLYTTRGGQESMQSAMSTRVHAGGGHVTTELSNHLFERPIPANASIDAATNTTATKPGPCGLDLVSLNIQRGRDHGLPSYPAWREHCGFERPKTMDDLSGVMDDESLSRITTIYKSVDDIDLYTGALGEDPRGRLLGPTFTCLVADQFLRLKRGDRYWYETADEEAGFTIEQLTELRKTTLAGVICANEDLLDQAQPRVMEVLSPTNPLVDCMELLQPDLAPWRDPAAAGTGTKAKKEKNPAAAGSKGKKGKN